The window ACATGTGAGAAAAATTCAATTGGTTAActtaaaaaacaaacaaaatggCTAAATTTATAAGAAACAAGATCAATCCAACCAAACCCACAACCCCATATTTCtaaattaaaattcaaaacaggAAAATGAACAGAATTGGAAAATAATTCAAACCTGCCAAGAACAGAAGCTAGGGTTTTGATATGATAGTCCTCAGCTTCTAGATCTTCAGGTTTCTCAGTGTATACTATATGAACTTTGGCTTCAATGGAGGGCTGTGAATCTGCCATCGTTACGATAGCTGCAATCAACAAGGAAAGCAATAGAATTGAAGAAAGTATTTGATCTTTCTGCATCACTTTCAATTGCTAAGTACTATTTATAGAGCATTAGGGATATTCTTGgataaattgggaatttgagacTTTTTATCCTTAATGACTAAGTTTCAGAATCCTTGCAAGTTACAATACAATGATTTTagatttcttttcttgtttatatGGGAGTATACTTTTCTTTCTTGGGATTAACGGACTAGATTGTCTCTGTCCATACACGGCATGTTGATTTATTCTGGGGGTTgccactaatttcttaaaaacggAGGGGAGAAATGTAAATTAATTTTTGCTTGGACACGTAGGTGATAATTTACATTTTGAATTAATTAGGGTGAAGTTGCTTACAATTTGGGTTGTCTAAGGGGAGGGTATTGGGTAGTTAAGGGTTAAAAGTAGGGAGAGAGTAAGGGATCTTAAGGGTACTTTTCTAAAGAAACTTAGGGGTATGGGTTAGGGGTATGGGGTAAGAGTACTTTTATAGGTACCCTACCAATACCTCTATCGGTCGGTGCGGTACCGATATTTAGggataattttaaattaaatttttttttaaaattatatttaaatacaaaCAAACTTAAtggataaaaaaaattcaaggcTATGATttcaataattattaaaataaaattataatttacgAAATTTTTCAATAATTTATATTGGTTCTTCGCTTGAAATTGATAACACTTGTTTTTATGTGTCCCTACTGTCTCcggtagatagtatttcactataGATATCATCGCCTTCTTAAATTGTTTCTGGAAGGCCAAAGTTTCTTCTCTTCCAATATTTCAGCAagtctttattttcttcatcatcGCAAAGATTATTTCTAATAGTTctaggaaaaccttgaaaagtAGGATTATATTTTTCTTGTATGTAACGCATAAACCCCGAACTGCTAAGGATTTGTTTCAAAATGATGACCCCCTCTTTAGTATTACCCTTAGCCAAtctattacttttttttaaaCCAGTTTAGGAgctatttttaataataaataattaaaataacaacaaataacaacataaatataacaaaaataaatgcaaaaattaataGGAGTGCTAAAATGTCAATTGCAAgtagagatagagagagatagagaatTAGAGAGATATGAGAGTTTTGTGTGAAAATTGAAAGAATAAAATGGAGTATTTATAGTCTTAAAATAGGGCCAAAGTGTATTTGAACAAGCTTAGAGGTTAAAATAAATTAGGGGATAGAGAGTGTTAGAGGGTTAGGGTGGCAAAAAAAGTCGTCTTTGGCTGTTGCCAAcgacaatatttttttaaaaaaaaaccgtTGACTAACGGTGCAAAAACGGtcacatttaaaaaaataatcttaAGGGTACCGGTCCAGTACCTTAAGGGTACAAATCGGATCGGTACTAAGGGTATTTTTTCGGTACCCTCCCATTACCCTTACCTTTACCCAAATCCCTCGCCCCTACCCTCAATTTGGACCAGTACGATGCGGAACGGGTATGGGTAATACCTTCCACTTAGACAACTctacgtacaatagacccttgtggccCGACCCTTTTCGGACCCCACACATAGCAGGAGTTTATTGCACTGAGCTGTCCTTTTTTAATCAAAATTAGATATTCATAATTGACCAATACTTTTAGAGATAATTGTTTCTAAGTTATCAATCACTTTATCTTATAAtttgtttgaccaaacttttgaaaagtcaaaagtgtttttttaaGGGCTTATCTCGTAGAGTTAGGTGTTTGGTGAAACTTttaggtaaaaaaaaaattatataagtgCTTTTGAGCTATAGCAAAAACTATTTTTCAGAAGCTAAAAAATAGTGTTTCCCTAAAAGCGCTTTTGAAACCTTGGCCATTCACAAATAGTTTTTCCAAAACACAAACTGctattttcaaaagtatttttttgaaaaatacttctatcaaaaaatacttttaaaataaattaattttaaatactTGGTCAAACATGCTACAGTAGACTCGTACTACCatgaaaccttttttttttttaatagcaAAAGTCAtttttcaaactaacaccaaggAAGAATAGGTTTAAGTTtcttgtaaaaatgaaaaaacaattCTCATTGTTTGGTTGAAAAACAATTATTGCAGTaaaggttgattttttttttttaaaaaaacaagctTTTCAAACTTTCGATGCAAACATCAATTTTTGACTCTCGGTTAAAAAGGTCAATTCTGATTTAGAGTAAATTTGCGCATTTATTTATTGTATATACTCATCATTTGTCGTACATGATTTTTCTGCAAGTAGGCATTTGTCTTACATGACAGTTATTACTTATTATATTGGCATGTAAAACCGATTTATCATTCTTCAGGCTAAACGGAAAAATGATGCATTATTGGTCACGCGTTAACGATCCATAAACTAAGGTACTTCTTTCGTTACCTATAGGAATgtaaatggatatttaaaaatcaACTAAATCGATCGAATCGTATCGTAATGAAttgatttttagatttttttttataaaatcgtagatttttatataaatctataatcgtaccgataattagggtagattttttattttataaaaataaactgaaaatataccaaaccgtaccgaataaatttacatgtgaaaaatatatttatatattaagtttaagaATAATAATGTATTAAAATTTTCCTTGGGCCTTGGAATTGTAAAAAATGTTACAAAcaaacaagtaattaaactcaaaatcttaaTTGACAAACCTATAATGctactcctattgaaactaaattatttctaaTATATTCACTAGCACGACACAAGCTATTCTAGCGAttagtagcaaactacaatgtgttgaatatgtttcctttcatataatttagatttatctttttgaatatttaatcttctataaacTTTATTCTTGAGTTCCAACTTGATTAATATATTTTCGCTCGGTTAATAtctttgtttagttttttttACGTTGTTTTAAAATAGTTGATGGATATATACTCTGACTATCTTTAatgttttcttaattcatcactctttaaagagtaaaaatatctagagagtttgctaagtcctataaaaatatgtatgttattgcattctacttctactagtgacttttacatgacattttaaaaaatactaaaaattaaccgaactgtaccgataccgaagagaaaccgacattccgaaaagtctaattttagttatgcataatagaataaccgaaaaattagtatgatacaaattttagaaaaaactcgtccgaaccgaaccattgacacccctagttaCCTATGAATAAAcacacaaataaaacaagaagataCAAGAAAATGACACTTTTGACACTCCGAGGTAAATTCCTACATTCCCAGGTAAATTCAACTATTAATTATAAACCACTCAGTACATTTACAACCTCACATGCGTTCAATAGTTTCAACATATTGTTATCACAAATTGAATATCTTGTTAATGCTCAGATATTAAGAAAGTGAAAGATTCAATCCAGTCTCAAGCGATCTGAAACTTTAGAGAACATGTACTTTAAGATATCCACAAACCATGCATGGCTTGCAGTTGATTGAAGTCTGTGTACTTCAGAGACATCTTGTAAAGCTCTCTCAGCTTACCGGCATCAGCAGACTTATTTGAGGCGCTGTGCTGAGAGTTGGCTGAAGATCTATTCGTCGTTGGAGAGAGTGAGACAGACAACATCTTCTTCAACAGCATCTGCAGCTGGCTCCAATATTTATCACAAATCTCAACATTGTCATTCCTCAGTGATGTGTTTCCAGATACATGGCGAGCTTCAAGCATACAAATCAGAGCAGACTCCAGAAGCTGTTACAGTAGTATTTAATCAGTCATTTGCCGTTTAAAGGATATATTTTTCCGTAAAACAAAGCAATAAAACTTGAAaattatgtttttaaaagttcAGATAATTATGGCAGAAATATCTGCTTAAATGTACTTgaaaatattttggcataacATCCTAACAAAAGCTTTTTTTCCATCCTAACAAAAGCTTAAAAAGTGATTCTAACTAGCACATGTTCTTATCTAAACTTAAATTGGGATATCATCCTCCTTTCTATCCCTTATTAAAAAGTATACAAGTATTACAACTTTAGGTCAGGTTCAATAGGTTTAAGAAACAATGAAACAAAAAGTATGAAATGGATAAGACGAGTCTTTGTGATTGATAAGAAAATGGATATTAGCTAGCTCAAGTGAAGATTGTTGAAGATCAAGGAGACAACTAATTCCATCAACCAATGTGGAATATGTTAACACCACTGTTCCTCTGCTCACATTAGGACTGGACAAGCGGAGTTGGGATTGTATCTTGGGTGCCCAACATTAGGAAACACAGCAATAGGAATGGATCTAGTAGCAataatatgaaaaagaaaaaaagattggACCTAACTCAACCCAAAAGACTAGCACATGAGGTGAATATTGCCCAAGACCATATAAAAGAGACAACAACCCATTCCCTCAACCAACGTGGATACTTTAACACTGATTTTCAACATTTATTTCTACACATTGCATTCTTTGTTACTAAACCTACATGCACCAGAATCACCAAATGGGTACAGCAAATGCATTCTCAGACCTTTTAAAGAAAAAGTATGACTAGATTTATACTTCAGTGGCATATATAGTAAAAGCTCATCGGGCCAATAGTCGTTCGTGGATATATTAAAGCAAATAGTGTGTAAGATGCAACACGATCATTTAAAGCACATTGACAGAAAGCTAGACAAGCCACTGTTGAAAAAGAATGCACGGATATAGTCAAGAAAATCAAGTGTAAGCTCAGAAAATAATTAATCAACCAAcactggaaacaaaagaagatgaagattgAAAAGATTCTATAAAGCACAGAAAAACCACTCTTATAGTTGGGGAAAAAATGAACAtctatagtaaaaaaaaaatcaagcttTTTTCCTCAAATGGCTAGATCAATGAAAAAAATCAAGCttgagattaaaaaaaaaagaaagagacgAACTTCGAAAAGATTCTACAAAAGCACAAGGATGTACAATCATACCATGTTAGAATGAAGAAAATTCGACAGATTCAGTAGTAGTGCAGCTCGCTCTATCAAAATAGCCAAGTACATCACGGGGTGTGTCTTTGGTCCGTAGAAATCCATGGATTTTTGCCAGTTCCTCTCTGCCAAAGAAGCATATTGCTTTACTCTATGAAGAAAGCTATTTCCGCCCTTGGAAGAACTGTTTTCCTGGTCTTGCTCCAAAAATTTCAGGCAGCAATCCCTTTGGTAGCAAGCCAGCTGAAAGTATGCATACACAGCCTCCTGTTTCCGTAACTCACCCAGCGACTCATAGACAGATAAAGCCTCTCTAATGGCATCATTAGCTGAAATCTCATGCTTTCTACGGTCTCTCTTAGGTTTACTAACACAGGAGCTGAAAGAATCCTCAAGGACACAGTTCTCGTAAACCTCAGCTAATGTATCTTCTCTGGCCAGTAGCATCCCAAGCCTTAGATATGTATGAGCAAACTGAGTATATACTTCATTTCTCAAGTTGCTTGAATCCAAATCTGATTCTTCAGTAACATTATTTACGACCGTTTTTGCTGCTCCATAGAACTTCAAAGATTCCCTGTATTCCTGCTTGGCAGCTTGGAGTACTTGCCTGTATGCATCATGAAGGATAGCATGTCCCTTGAGATTTTCAATCTTTGCTACCATCTCTTCTGCTAGTGCTCTCCTGCCATGACCTAAATTGCAGTTTATCAATATAATGTTGGTGTGGTCAGCTACTTCTTTAAATGCATTGATTGCATCAGCAAAAGCAACTTCAGCTTTATCTAGCTCTTTTCTTTCCAGCCTCTTACGGCCTAACTCGTTACATACCCATCCTTTCTTTTTAAGTAAAGATTGTAAGTCTGCTGAATTAGTAAGATGTCCCACCATTGCATTTCTGGCTTCTTCATAACAGTTCAAGGCAACAGAGAGATTGAAATCAGCATCTCCAACTACAGTACCTCTAATGTATTTAAATATACCCCCAATTTTCCGGTCAGTTTCTTCTTTTGATGTTTCCGAACATGTATGCACTGAAGTACCTTCAATTTTCACTCCCACAGCACCATCATTGTTATAACAGTCGGTAGCTCCTGATTTTTTTGCCTGTGAAATATCTGTCGATTTATCAGAGATTTCCATTCCGGTAATATTTGTATTTTGCATCCTCAGCTTACTCTCAGATGTGCTGCTTTCGCCCTTTTGATGAATCTTCACAGAACATCCAGAATGTGCAATGGAGTTTGCTTTGGTATGtgattttttgttcttctttctgcCATAACTTTTTGAACGTGAATCTCCACTACTACTGCTAGCACTGCTGCCACTGCTGGCCCTATCACTCTGGCAGCTGCAATTTAACAAAGAACATGAGCTGCAGTTTTGAATAGACTGTCCAAGCTTCTTCTTGAGCCTTTCAACCTCCCTCAAAACTTCAGATGACATCTTTAACCCTTTAGATAAAGATTTTTGCTCTGATTGCATTGGCATCTTATCACCATCTGTCAAATGGAATTTAACATACAAGTCCCCAACTAGTGTCCAAGCCTTAGCCCAGAAGAGGTAACCGTCAGATAATTGATCATACGTGAAACAATCATCACATAGTGAGGACCCAGGTTTTTCACTTTTATCATCAATTTCAACTTCGGTTGATGAACACAAGACCATGGAAGAAACAAATTTTGAGTCTTCCCGATGTTGAGGCATTGATCCATAAACCAGACATGCCAACTCTATCACCTTCAAGGCTTGACCCAATTGTCCATCTTCTTTATAAGCTTGTCCAAGAGCCAAGTACGATTCTCCAAGCAATAGAACTAGTTTCCACAACTTATCATCTAATTTTGAAGTTGGAAGCCATTCCCGAATGTCACAAACTTCAATACAGTCAGCATCCCCACATGCACAAACAGAGAAACTCGGTGCTGAAGACGGTTCATCCTGCTTTTTGCCACTGTTCTGCAGATCCATTTTGTTGCTTTGCATTTGACGTTTCCATCTAAGGGACTTAATAGCTTGAGAAACATGATGTATAGCAGCCAATTTAGTGGAGATTAGATCAGCAACAGTTTGAACCTTAGGTGACATTTTTGATAAATCACTTGCTGCAAAGCTTTTCTCTCTGCTATCTGGTGCATCTTCAAGACTGACTGTATTTCTTCCCATTGGCGCTGTAATTGCTCTTGGCAAAGATATAAGCACATCAGATGTTACCCCCACAGGATCATCAGATTCAATAGCTGGCAATGTTTCAACACTGTTATCTGGTTCAACTTTAGGAACAAGGGAATCATGGGCACCTGATACCGAAACTGCAATCAAAGATTCAACTGGTTCTTCTTCAGCATCAGCACCTGTGACTTCAGACTCCCTATGAAGTGCTTCAGATGACAAATCTAACTCTTCATCATACGTCAGAAGGAGTCTTGCAAATTGTTCATGAGCACATGCACGTACAACCTATTTGCCATAATTTCATGTTATCAGTTGTCTATTCTACAATATAGAAGAAACAGAGAGCTTATGTTTTGGTGAAGTGCCTTTTACCCAATGTAGTAAAAGATAGAGTTGTAACCAAAATATGTTTCTTAAAAACCTAGCTTTTCACCACCTTTGCTGCCAGCAAGGAAGCTCAGATATGCAATTTGAAGctaatttctttaaatttagaAGGCTAAAGTACTATGGTGAAGCAAGCAAGGAAGCAACTTACTCTCCACTGTCCTCTCAACACTGAATATTTATAAAAGCAGAAAAAAAGAAAGCTGCCAAACCCATCATATGTATGATACAATATGCACGGGTTCCAGTTAGTTTTTCCTTCTGTTTTACTTTCATGAACTTTGAGAAGAGAAACTGAGATGAGTTATTTCCTGCATG is drawn from Nicotiana tabacum cultivar K326 chromosome 22, ASM71507v2, whole genome shotgun sequence and contains these coding sequences:
- the LOC107781912 gene encoding uncharacterized protein LOC107781912 isoform X2 → MEKQASSSRELQCVGRLEIARPKPVGFLCGSIPVPTDNAFHDFNASALVPSAERVRAPRYRMIPIETDLNTLPLLSSIPEKVLPLMATQSRTSADLLWESGTHTSNLARKGEALAVSGVVEYGDEIDVIAPTDILKQIFKIPYSKARLSIAVHRVGQTLVLNTGPDIEEGEKLIRRNNNPPKCADQSLFLNFAMHSVRMEACDCPPTHTPSKERQFESRESSPESSDHPIQHSTSYEQSGTSTQEEQSNPRCTYNKLKKGDCFWGKKNRKTKDQGSGNKVSQVKEKSRYSVQESEKYRRASNDGFRRVLFWQFHHFRMLLGSDLLIFSNDKYVAVSLHLWDVSRQVTPLTWLDAWLDNVMASVPELAICYHQDGVVQGYELLKTDDIFLLKGISEDGTPAFHPNVVQQNGLSVLRFLQENCKQDPGAYWLYKSAGEDAIQLFDLSVIPQNRPVDDTDDSSSSVPSLINRGRSDPLLSLGMILYRIAHRLSLSMSPENKSRCASFFRKCLDFLDEPDHLVVRACAHEQFARLLLTYDEELDLSSEALHRESEVTGADAEEEPVESLIAVSVSGAHDSLVPKVEPDNSVETLPAIESDDPVGVTSDVLISLPRAITAPMGRNTVSLEDAPDSREKSFAASDLSKMSPKVQTVADLISTKLAAIHHVSQAIKSLRWKRQMQSNKMDLQNSGKKQDEPSSAPSFSVCACGDADCIEVCDIREWLPTSKLDDKLWKLVLLLGESYLALGQAYKEDGQLGQALKVIELACLVYGSMPQHREDSKFVSSMVLCSSTEVEIDDKSEKPGSSLCDDCFTYDQLSDGYLFWAKAWTLVGDLYVKFHLTDGDKMPMQSEQKSLSKGLKMSSEVLREVERLKKKLGQSIQNCSSCSLLNCSCQSDRASSGSSASSSSGDSRSKSYGRKKNKKSHTKANSIAHSGCSVKIHQKGESSTSESKLRMQNTNITGMEISDKSTDISQAKKSGATDCYNNDGAVGVKIEGTSVHTCSETSKEETDRKIGGIFKYIRGTVVGDADFNLSVALNCYEEARNAMVGHLTNSADLQSLLKKKGWVCNELGRKRLERKELDKAEVAFADAINAFKEVADHTNIILINCNLGHGRRALAEEMVAKIENLKGHAILHDAYRQVLQAAKQEYRESLKFYGAAKTVVNNVTEESDLDSSNLRNEVYTQFAHTYLRLGMLLAREDTLAEVYENCVLEDSFSSCVSKPKRDRRKHEISANDAIREALSVYESLGELRKQEAVYAYFQLACYQRDCCLKFLEQDQENSSSKGGNSFLHRVKQYASLAERNWQKSMDFYGPKTHPVMYLAILIERAALLLNLSNFLHSNMLLESALICMLEARHVSGNTSLRNDNVEICDKYWSQLQMLLKKMLSVSLSPTTNRSSANSQHSASNKSADAGKLRELYKMSLKYTDFNQLQAMHGLWIS
- the LOC107781912 gene encoding uncharacterized protein LOC107781912 isoform X1, yielding MEKQASSSRELQCVGRLEIARPKPVGFLCGSIPVPTDNAFHDFNASALVPSAERVRAPRYRMIPIETDLNTLPLLSSIPEKVLPLMATQSRTSAGSDYLLWESGTHTSNLARKGEALAVSGVVEYGDEIDVIAPTDILKQIFKIPYSKARLSIAVHRVGQTLVLNTGPDIEEGEKLIRRNNNPPKCADQSLFLNFAMHSVRMEACDCPPTHTPSKERQFESRESSPESSDHPIQHSTSYEQSGTSTQEEQSNPRCTYNKLKKGDCFWGKKNRKTKDQGSGNKVSQVKEKSRYSVQESEKYRRASNDGFRRVLFWQFHHFRMLLGSDLLIFSNDKYVAVSLHLWDVSRQVTPLTWLDAWLDNVMASVPELAICYHQDGVVQGYELLKTDDIFLLKGISEDGTPAFHPNVVQQNGLSVLRFLQENCKQDPGAYWLYKSAGEDAIQLFDLSVIPQNRPVDDTDDSSSSVPSLINRGRSDPLLSLGMILYRIAHRLSLSMSPENKSRCASFFRKCLDFLDEPDHLVVRACAHEQFARLLLTYDEELDLSSEALHRESEVTGADAEEEPVESLIAVSVSGAHDSLVPKVEPDNSVETLPAIESDDPVGVTSDVLISLPRAITAPMGRNTVSLEDAPDSREKSFAASDLSKMSPKVQTVADLISTKLAAIHHVSQAIKSLRWKRQMQSNKMDLQNSGKKQDEPSSAPSFSVCACGDADCIEVCDIREWLPTSKLDDKLWKLVLLLGESYLALGQAYKEDGQLGQALKVIELACLVYGSMPQHREDSKFVSSMVLCSSTEVEIDDKSEKPGSSLCDDCFTYDQLSDGYLFWAKAWTLVGDLYVKFHLTDGDKMPMQSEQKSLSKGLKMSSEVLREVERLKKKLGQSIQNCSSCSLLNCSCQSDRASSGSSASSSSGDSRSKSYGRKKNKKSHTKANSIAHSGCSVKIHQKGESSTSESKLRMQNTNITGMEISDKSTDISQAKKSGATDCYNNDGAVGVKIEGTSVHTCSETSKEETDRKIGGIFKYIRGTVVGDADFNLSVALNCYEEARNAMVGHLTNSADLQSLLKKKGWVCNELGRKRLERKELDKAEVAFADAINAFKEVADHTNIILINCNLGHGRRALAEEMVAKIENLKGHAILHDAYRQVLQAAKQEYRESLKFYGAAKTVVNNVTEESDLDSSNLRNEVYTQFAHTYLRLGMLLAREDTLAEVYENCVLEDSFSSCVSKPKRDRRKHEISANDAIREALSVYESLGELRKQEAVYAYFQLACYQRDCCLKFLEQDQENSSSKGGNSFLHRVKQYASLAERNWQKSMDFYGPKTHPVMYLAILIERAALLLNLSNFLHSNMLLESALICMLEARHVSGNTSLRNDNVEICDKYWSQLQMLLKKMLSVSLSPTTNRSSANSQHSASNKSADAGKLRELYKMSLKYTDFNQLQAMHGLWIS
- the LOC107781912 gene encoding uncharacterized protein LOC107781912 isoform X4, with amino-acid sequence MIPIETDLNTLPLLSSIPEKVLPLMATQSRTSADLLWESGTHTSNLARKGEALAVSGVVEYGDEIDVIAPTDILKQIFKIPYSKARLSIAVHRVGQTLVLNTGPDIEEGEKLIRRNNNPPKCADQSLFLNFAMHSVRMEACDCPPTHTPSKERQFESRESSPESSDHPIQHSTSYEQSGTSTQEEQSNPRCTYNKLKKGDCFWGKKNRKTKDQGSGNKVSQVKEKSRYSVQESEKYRRASNDGFRRVLFWQFHHFRMLLGSDLLIFSNDKYVAVSLHLWDVSRQVTPLTWLDAWLDNVMASVPELAICYHQDGVVQGYELLKTDDIFLLKGISEDGTPAFHPNVVQQNGLSVLRFLQENCKQDPGAYWLYKSAGEDAIQLFDLSVIPQNRPVDDTDDSSSSVPSLINRGRSDPLLSLGMILYRIAHRLSLSMSPENKSRCASFFRKCLDFLDEPDHLVVRACAHEQFARLLLTYDEELDLSSEALHRESEVTGADAEEEPVESLIAVSVSGAHDSLVPKVEPDNSVETLPAIESDDPVGVTSDVLISLPRAITAPMGRNTVSLEDAPDSREKSFAASDLSKMSPKVQTVADLISTKLAAIHHVSQAIKSLRWKRQMQSNKMDLQNSGKKQDEPSSAPSFSVCACGDADCIEVCDIREWLPTSKLDDKLWKLVLLLGESYLALGQAYKEDGQLGQALKVIELACLVYGSMPQHREDSKFVSSMVLCSSTEVEIDDKSEKPGSSLCDDCFTYDQLSDGYLFWAKAWTLVGDLYVKFHLTDGDKMPMQSEQKSLSKGLKMSSEVLREVERLKKKLGQSIQNCSSCSLLNCSCQSDRASSGSSASSSSGDSRSKSYGRKKNKKSHTKANSIAHSGCSVKIHQKGESSTSESKLRMQNTNITGMEISDKSTDISQAKKSGATDCYNNDGAVGVKIEGTSVHTCSETSKEETDRKIGGIFKYIRGTVVGDADFNLSVALNCYEEARNAMVGHLTNSADLQSLLKKKGWVCNELGRKRLERKELDKAEVAFADAINAFKEVADHTNIILINCNLGHGRRALAEEMVAKIENLKGHAILHDAYRQVLQAAKQEYRESLKFYGAAKTVVNNVTEESDLDSSNLRNEVYTQFAHTYLRLGMLLAREDTLAEVYENCVLEDSFSSCVSKPKRDRRKHEISANDAIREALSVYESLGELRKQEAVYAYFQLACYQRDCCLKFLEQDQENSSSKGGNSFLHRVKQYASLAERNWQKSMDFYGPKTHPVMYLAILIERAALLLNLSNFLHSNMLLESALICMLEARHVSGNTSLRNDNVEICDKYWSQLQMLLKKMLSVSLSPTTNRSSANSQHSASNKSADAGKLRELYKMSLKYTDFNQLQAMHGLWIS
- the LOC107781912 gene encoding uncharacterized protein LOC107781912 isoform X3, whose product is MIPIETDLNTLPLLSSIPEKVLPLMATQSRTSAGSDYLLWESGTHTSNLARKGEALAVSGVVEYGDEIDVIAPTDILKQIFKIPYSKARLSIAVHRVGQTLVLNTGPDIEEGEKLIRRNNNPPKCADQSLFLNFAMHSVRMEACDCPPTHTPSKERQFESRESSPESSDHPIQHSTSYEQSGTSTQEEQSNPRCTYNKLKKGDCFWGKKNRKTKDQGSGNKVSQVKEKSRYSVQESEKYRRASNDGFRRVLFWQFHHFRMLLGSDLLIFSNDKYVAVSLHLWDVSRQVTPLTWLDAWLDNVMASVPELAICYHQDGVVQGYELLKTDDIFLLKGISEDGTPAFHPNVVQQNGLSVLRFLQENCKQDPGAYWLYKSAGEDAIQLFDLSVIPQNRPVDDTDDSSSSVPSLINRGRSDPLLSLGMILYRIAHRLSLSMSPENKSRCASFFRKCLDFLDEPDHLVVRACAHEQFARLLLTYDEELDLSSEALHRESEVTGADAEEEPVESLIAVSVSGAHDSLVPKVEPDNSVETLPAIESDDPVGVTSDVLISLPRAITAPMGRNTVSLEDAPDSREKSFAASDLSKMSPKVQTVADLISTKLAAIHHVSQAIKSLRWKRQMQSNKMDLQNSGKKQDEPSSAPSFSVCACGDADCIEVCDIREWLPTSKLDDKLWKLVLLLGESYLALGQAYKEDGQLGQALKVIELACLVYGSMPQHREDSKFVSSMVLCSSTEVEIDDKSEKPGSSLCDDCFTYDQLSDGYLFWAKAWTLVGDLYVKFHLTDGDKMPMQSEQKSLSKGLKMSSEVLREVERLKKKLGQSIQNCSSCSLLNCSCQSDRASSGSSASSSSGDSRSKSYGRKKNKKSHTKANSIAHSGCSVKIHQKGESSTSESKLRMQNTNITGMEISDKSTDISQAKKSGATDCYNNDGAVGVKIEGTSVHTCSETSKEETDRKIGGIFKYIRGTVVGDADFNLSVALNCYEEARNAMVGHLTNSADLQSLLKKKGWVCNELGRKRLERKELDKAEVAFADAINAFKEVADHTNIILINCNLGHGRRALAEEMVAKIENLKGHAILHDAYRQVLQAAKQEYRESLKFYGAAKTVVNNVTEESDLDSSNLRNEVYTQFAHTYLRLGMLLAREDTLAEVYENCVLEDSFSSCVSKPKRDRRKHEISANDAIREALSVYESLGELRKQEAVYAYFQLACYQRDCCLKFLEQDQENSSSKGGNSFLHRVKQYASLAERNWQKSMDFYGPKTHPVMYLAILIERAALLLNLSNFLHSNMLLESALICMLEARHVSGNTSLRNDNVEICDKYWSQLQMLLKKMLSVSLSPTTNRSSANSQHSASNKSADAGKLRELYKMSLKYTDFNQLQAMHGLWIS
- the LOC107781912 gene encoding uncharacterized protein LOC107781912 isoform X5; the encoded protein is MHSVRMEACDCPPTHTPSKERQFESRESSPESSDHPIQHSTSYEQSGTSTQEEQSNPRCTYNKLKKGDCFWGKKNRKTKDQGSGNKVSQVKEKSRYSVQESEKYRRASNDGFRRVLFWQFHHFRMLLGSDLLIFSNDKYVAVSLHLWDVSRQVTPLTWLDAWLDNVMASVPELAICYHQDGVVQGYELLKTDDIFLLKGISEDGTPAFHPNVVQQNGLSVLRFLQENCKQDPGAYWLYKSAGEDAIQLFDLSVIPQNRPVDDTDDSSSSVPSLINRGRSDPLLSLGMILYRIAHRLSLSMSPENKSRCASFFRKCLDFLDEPDHLVVRACAHEQFARLLLTYDEELDLSSEALHRESEVTGADAEEEPVESLIAVSVSGAHDSLVPKVEPDNSVETLPAIESDDPVGVTSDVLISLPRAITAPMGRNTVSLEDAPDSREKSFAASDLSKMSPKVQTVADLISTKLAAIHHVSQAIKSLRWKRQMQSNKMDLQNSGKKQDEPSSAPSFSVCACGDADCIEVCDIREWLPTSKLDDKLWKLVLLLGESYLALGQAYKEDGQLGQALKVIELACLVYGSMPQHREDSKFVSSMVLCSSTEVEIDDKSEKPGSSLCDDCFTYDQLSDGYLFWAKAWTLVGDLYVKFHLTDGDKMPMQSEQKSLSKGLKMSSEVLREVERLKKKLGQSIQNCSSCSLLNCSCQSDRASSGSSASSSSGDSRSKSYGRKKNKKSHTKANSIAHSGCSVKIHQKGESSTSESKLRMQNTNITGMEISDKSTDISQAKKSGATDCYNNDGAVGVKIEGTSVHTCSETSKEETDRKIGGIFKYIRGTVVGDADFNLSVALNCYEEARNAMVGHLTNSADLQSLLKKKGWVCNELGRKRLERKELDKAEVAFADAINAFKEVADHTNIILINCNLGHGRRALAEEMVAKIENLKGHAILHDAYRQVLQAAKQEYRESLKFYGAAKTVVNNVTEESDLDSSNLRNEVYTQFAHTYLRLGMLLAREDTLAEVYENCVLEDSFSSCVSKPKRDRRKHEISANDAIREALSVYESLGELRKQEAVYAYFQLACYQRDCCLKFLEQDQENSSSKGGNSFLHRVKQYASLAERNWQKSMDFYGPKTHPVMYLAILIERAALLLNLSNFLHSNMLLESALICMLEARHVSGNTSLRNDNVEICDKYWSQLQMLLKKMLSVSLSPTTNRSSANSQHSASNKSADAGKLRELYKMSLKYTDFNQLQAMHGLWIS